GAGCAATGGGTAGTTTGATACGAGCCAGTGTGCTTACGGGGTATAGCGAACTGGCATCGGAGCTTGGAGGAGATGCCCGCACATTTCTTACGAAATTCAGTCTTCCTGAGGATATTGTCATATCGGATAGCCGCTTGCTGTCACACTTGGATGTAGCGCGCTTGCTGGAGCTAACCGCCGAGCGGTTAGAGTGCGCTGACTTTGCCCTTCGTCTGGCAGTAAGACAGGGGGTCGATCGATTGGGGGGGATTGCGGTGATAGCCTGCAACTCCACGTCGGCCAGAGAGGCGATTCTGGCGGTGGCTAGGTTTATGTCATTGCACAGCCCCGCTATTCACTTGCGGATTGAATCGGTCCCTGGTGGTACTTTAGAGCGCGTGGTATTCGATCAACTCGATCCGGCTTTATCGTGCTTTCACCAGATCCATGAGCAAACCTTGGGGAATGCGCTGGTGATGTTGCAAATGCTGATGGGCGCGAATGTGGCACCGCAGCGAGTCCTGTTGCCACATGCCGCTCTGACCGATCCCGCCGATTACTTTGAATACTTTTCCTGCCCGGTGGAATTCCTTTCCGGTTACTGCGCCATGGAGTACCCGGCACAGCAGCTGGATACTCCGCTCGCTTGTGCCGATCCGGTTACCAAACGGTTGGCCATCAATTATTTAGAGCAGCAGTCTGTTTCTTCTGATGCCTCTCTGAGTACACAGGTTAGGGACTTGATGCGGCAATTGCTGCCTACTGGCCAGTATCAGGTGGGGGTGGTCGCGGCCCACTTAAGCCTGCACCCACGTACTCTGCAGAGACGTCTGGCAGGTGAGGGTTTGCGCTTTGATGCCTTGTTGGACCTGGTGCGTAGGGAGATGGCTGCGGAGTACTTGGCAAATACCGGGCTGGCTCTGGGACAGATTACCGGGCTGCTGGGATATGCGGAGCAGAGCACTTTTCAGCGCGCTTGTCGGCGGTGGTTTTCGGATACGCCGCGTAACTACCGTCGCCGGCTGGCCCCTGCCGATCAATAGTCTGTGGGCTCAACCTCTCCTGGGCGCCAGGTCTTCTCCAGCCAGGGCCCCAGGGGGCCATAGAGTCGCAATATCACAAAAAAACCCTTGCCCGGCACTGTCTCCAGCCAGTTGTGTTCGAAGCCCTTGGGGGCTTGGGGACCAAAGTAGATGTCGTAAGAGCCGTCGGAATTTTGTTTGATCCCTTTGCTCTGGCTGCTTACCGAGGGGAATTTCTGGCTTGTCTTGAGCTGTGAGCGGGTCTGGCTGTCGTAGATATTAACGGCCCAGAAAGCGTTGACAGGCACCTCCGGCGGCAAGTGCAGTTTGTACTTCTTGGCACCATCGAAGGGCTCCTTATTTTCATCAACAAAGGCGATGGCGTAATCAGAGCCCTTGCCGGGCTCAAGGGCAATCATTGCCGGACTTACTCCAGTGTAGGGGTAGAAATAGCTGACCCGT
The DNA window shown above is from Microbulbifer variabilis and carries:
- a CDS encoding AraC family transcriptional regulator; the encoded protein is MGSLIRASVLTGYSELASELGGDARTFLTKFSLPEDIVISDSRLLSHLDVARLLELTAERLECADFALRLAVRQGVDRLGGIAVIACNSTSAREAILAVARFMSLHSPAIHLRIESVPGGTLERVVFDQLDPALSCFHQIHEQTLGNALVMLQMLMGANVAPQRVLLPHAALTDPADYFEYFSCPVEFLSGYCAMEYPAQQLDTPLACADPVTKRLAINYLEQQSVSSDASLSTQVRDLMRQLLPTGQYQVGVVAAHLSLHPRTLQRRLAGEGLRFDALLDLVRREMAAEYLANTGLALGQITGLLGYAEQSTFQRACRRWFSDTPRNYRRRLAPADQ